From Triticum urartu cultivar G1812 chromosome 2, Tu2.1, whole genome shotgun sequence, a single genomic window includes:
- the LOC125540724 gene encoding putative disease resistance RPP13-like protein 1: MNQRRPSIVERVQARNTTMGSWLQRIKDAAFEAEDVLDSFHCLVLQAQDEDKGKVSSVASPTAGSSSTSTTITTTASTITSSGSAVKQPVCVRKRFHFSDEHINKLISAVDRLVEIESEMPMFLKLVELEDKRSDQPIQQRTTTSMQGPSKFFGRVNEEKHLRQLLTQINEESSQPYDVISVVGIGGVGKTALVQKIYSHLHAKSDFSLTIWLHVSEKFDVGRLTKEMVQSDNLTISADLKSSSLDQAQRILQEKLNGNRILIVLDDVWNELSSQWENLCKPLRFAGKGSKVIVTTRSKNVASMNESTEIMHLQGLEDEDYWGFFSQGAFGDANPSDFPQLEKIGREVMSKLSGSPLAAKTVGGSLKPKLEEKHWEAICGRNLWQIEQKEDDIIPVLRLSYEHLPDHLKQCFVYFALFPKKYHLRGDELIQMWRAHGFLDTQTPDETAHQYINDLLQLSFIEKVPNQEDHHVVHNLLHDFAESISNGEHFRIDDDFEKNSRNVCIPRNVRHLYVTASNILYMSLEEFKESKRNLRSLIISNAQEGSSSKRIASSNFNHVLDQTLQELRSLRVLILHNPDGIFPDNIGHLVHLRYLNIHESRSFINVPESLFKLYNLHGLNVQVHQEKTMKRELQEGLSRLTQLRYLKGPKEIISGIEWIGRLTSLEELEEYKVKSNITQGRSICQLGELNELRGKLIITNLQNVMQERSK; this comes from the coding sequence atgaatcaaaggagGCCTAGCATAGTTGAGAGAGTGCAAGCTAGGAACACAACCATGGGAAGCTGGCTACAGAGAATCAAAGATGCTGCTTTTGAGGCTGAGGATGTTCTTGATTCCTTTCACTGTCTAGTTCTTCAAGCACAAGATGAAGACAAGGGCAAGGTTAGTTCTGTTGCTTCACCCACAGCTGGTTCTTCCTCTACATCCACAACCATCACCACCACTGCTTCTACCATCACTAGCAGCGGCTCAGCTGTAAAACAGCCGGTTTGTGTACGCAAGCGCTTCCATTTCTCGGATGAGCATATCAACAAGTTAATTTCTGCAGTGGATAGATTAGTTGAGATTGAAAGTGAGATGCCCATGTTCCTGAAGTTAGTGGAGCTAGAGGACAAGAGATCAGACCAACCCATTCAGCAGCGTACAACAACATCCATGCAAGGCCCCTCAAAGTTTTTTGGTCGGGTCAATGAAGAGAAACATCTAAGGCAATTACTTACGCAGATAAATGAAGAATCCAGTCAGCCATATGATGTTATATCAGTTGTTGGCATTGGTGGTGTTGGTAAGACTGCATTAGTGCAGAAAATTTATAGCCACCTCCATGCTAAAAGTGACTTCAGTCTCACGATATGGCTCCATGTCTCAGAAAAGTTTGATGTCGGACGTCTAACGAAAGAAATGGTACAGTCGGATAATCTCACCATATCCGCTGACTTGAAAAGCAGTAGTTTAGATCAAGCTCAACGGATACTTCAAGAAAAGCTGAATGGGAACAGGATTTTGATAGTCCTTGATGATGTATGGAATGAATTGAGCAGCCAATGGGAGAACCTATGCAAACCCCTGCGGTTTGCTGGTAAGGGAAGCAAAGTAATAGTTACAACTCGAAGTAAAAATGTTGCAAGCATGAATGAATCAACAGAGATCATGCACTTACAAGGCTTAGAAGATGAAGACTACTGGGGTTTCTTTTCACAGGGTGCATTCGGTGATGCAAATCCTTCTGATTTTCCACAACTGGAAAAAATTGGCCGAGAGGTGATGAGCAAGTTGTCGGGATCACCTTTAGCAGCAAAGACAGTTGGAGGTTCATTGAAACCGAAGCTAGAAGAAAAACATTGGGAGGCTATCTGTGGAAGGAACTTGTGGCAAATAGAGCAAAAGGAAGATGATATTATACCAGTATTGCGACTGAGTTATGAGCATCTTCCTGACCATTTGAAGCAATGTTTTGTTTACTTTGCATTGTTTCCTAAGAAATACCACCTTCGAGGAGATGAGCTAATACAGATGTGGAGAGCTCATGGTTTCCTTGACACGCAAACACCAGATGAAACTGCACATCAATATATCAATGATCTCTTGCAGCTTTCATTCATTGAGAAGGTACCCAACCAAGAGGACCACCATGTAGTTCACAACTTGCTACATGATTTTGCAGAGTCAATCTCCAATGGAGAACACTTCCGAATAGACGATGACTTTGAGAAGAATTCAAGAAATGTATGTATTCCGAGAAATGTTCGTCACCTATATGTCACTGCAAGCAATATCTTGTACATGAGTTTGGAAGAATTCAAAGAATCAAAAAGAAATCTGAGAAGCTTAATAATAAGCAATGCACAAGAAGGTTCTTCCAGCAAAAGGATCGCCTCGTCAAACTTCAACCATGTTCTTGATCAGACACTCCAAGAGCTAAGAAGCTTAAGGGTCTTAATACTGCACAATCCTGATGGTATTTTCCCAGACAATATCGGGCATTTGGTCCACCTTAGGTACCTAAACATCCATGAAAGTAGGAGCTTTATCAACGTTCCCGAGTCATTATTCAAACTCTACAATTTACATGGCTTGAATGTGCAAGTTCACCAAGAAAAAACCATGAAGAGAGAACTTCAAGAGGGCTTAAGCAGGCTGACCCAGTTAAGATACTTAAAGGGGCCAAAGGAAATAATTTCTGGCATAGAATGGATTGGCAGGCTAACATCCCTTGAGGAATTAGAGGAGTACAAAGTGAAGAGTAATATAACGCAGGGAAGAAGCATATGCCAACTGGGAGAGTTGAATGAACTTCGAGGGAAGCTAATCATAACAAATCTTCAGAATGTGATGCAGGAAAGAAGCAAATGA
- the LOC125535237 gene encoding putative disease resistance RPP13-like protein 1, with amino-acid sequence MAASAIGGWVASAFITKLVEKVCSYAGDQYEYQRKDTKEKLRILEKNLSSIQTVIHIAERVQAKNTAMGSWLRRIKDAACQAEDVLDLFDYRVLQAQTEDRGMISSVASAAAGSSSSSSSTITTASTTTSSSSNSTVNQSVRLLKRFLFSDEDIDELISVVDKFVEIDSEMQRFLEFVKIEDSRTEQAVQWRTTTSMPGSGKFFGRVNEENKLKRLLVQINEQSSHPYDVISIVGIGGVGKTTLVQRVYDQLHDTDHFDLTVWLHVSDKFDVGRLTKEMTQSDNLSSSLDQAQRILGDKLNGKKALIVLDDVWNVLRSQLENLFKPLKFASKGSKVIVTTRSKNVARMNESTKIMHLHGLEDKDYWSFFSQCAFGDENPSDFPRLEEIGREVVSKLAGSPLAAMTVGSSLKPVLKEKHWSSICGRKLCQIEQKEDDIISVLRPSYEHLPDHLKQCFVYFALFPKKYHLRGDELIQMWRAHGFLDTQTPDETARRYINDLLQLLFIEKVPNREDHYVVHDLLHDFAESVSNGEHFRIEDDLDVCIPRNVRHLYVSASNILKVYMSLEDLKKNLRSLIISKAQEGASCERVSSSNFNHVLEHILKELRSLRVLVLCNPDGMLPDSLDHLVHLRYLNIHESRNFINVKSLFKLYHLQGLSLQVQDMIMKKELQEGLSRLTQLRYLKAPEKIISRIELIGRPRSLKRTRGEQSEE; translated from the coding sequence ATGGCTGCTTCAGCAATAGGAGGATGGGTGGCCTCAGCCTTCATCACCAAGCTAGTTGAGAAGGTGTGCTCCTATGCTGGAGATCAGTATGAATACCAACGGAAAGATACAAAGGAGAAACTAAGAATCCTAGAGAAGAATCTATCGTCGATCCAAACAGTGATACATATAGCTGAGAGAGTGCAGGCAAAGAACACAGCCATGGGAAGTTGGCTAAGGAGAATCAAAGATGCCGCCTGTCAAGCTGAGGATGTTCTTGATTTGTTTGACTATCGAGTTCTCCAAGCACAAACTGAAGACAGGGGCATGATTAGCTCAGTTGCTTCAGCTGCAGCTGGCTCATCTTCTTCATCCTCAAGCACCATCACCACTGCCTCTACCACCACTAGCAGTAGTAGCAACTCAACGGTAAATCAGTCGGTTCGTCTTCTCAAACGCTTCCTTTTCTCTGATGAAGATATAGATGAGTTGATTTCTGTAGTCGATAAGTTTGTTGAGATTGATAGTGAGATGCAAAGATTTCTGGAATTTGTGAAGATAGAGGACAGCAGGACAGAACAGGCAGTTCAGTGGCGCACAACAACCTCCATGCCAGGCTCAGGGAAGTTTTTTGGTCGAGTTAATGAAGAAAACAAACTGAAGAGATTACTTGTTCAGATCAATGAGCAATCCAGTCATCCATATGATGTTATATCAATTGTTGGTATTGGTGGTGTTGGTAAGACAACGTTAGTACAGAGAGTGTATGACCAATTGCATGACACAGATCACTTTGATCTCACAGTATGGCTCCATGTCTCAGATAAATTTGATGTTGGACGTCTAACAAAAGAGATGACACAGTCAGATAATCTCAGCAGTAGTTTAGATCAAGCTCAGAGGATACTTGGGGATAAGCTGAATGGGAAAAAGGCTTTGATAGTCCTTGACGATGTATGGAATGTATTGAGGAGCCAATTGGAGAACCTGTTCAAACCCCTGAAGTTTGCTAGCAAGGGCAGCAAAGTAATAGTTACAACTCGAAGTAAAAATGTTGCAAGAATGAATGAATCAACAAAGATCATGCACTTACATGGCTTGGAAGACAAAGACTACTGGAGTTTCTTTTCACAATGTGCATTCGGTGATGAAAATCCTTCTGATTTTCCACGACTGGAAGAAATTGGCCGAGAAGTGGTGAGCAAGTTGGCAGGATCACCTTTAGCTGCAATGACAGTTGGGAGTTCATTGAAACCGGTGCTAAAAGAAAAACATTGGAGTTCTATCTGTGGAAGGAAATTGTGTCAAATAGAGCAAAAGGAAGATGATATCATATCAGTATTGCGACCGAGTTATGAGCATCTTCCTGACCATTTGAAGCAATGCTTTGTTTACTTTGCATTGTTTCCTAAGAAATACCACCTTCGAGGAGATGAGCTAATACAGATGTGGAGAGCTCACGGTTTCCTTGACACGCAAACACCAGATGAAACTGCACGTCGTTACATCAATGATCTCTTGCAGCTTTTATTCATTGAGAAGGTACCCAACCGAGAGGACCACTATGTAGTTCACGACTTGCTACATGATTTTGCAGAGTCGGTGTCCAATGGAGAACACTTCCGAATAGAAGATGACTTAGATGTATGTATTCCAAGAAATGTTCGCCACCTATATGTCAGTGCAAGCAATATCTTAAAGGTGTACATGAGTTTGGAAGACTTAAAGAAAAATCTGAGAAGCTTAATAATAAGCAAGGCACAAGAAGGTGCTTCTTGCGAAAGGGTCTCCTCGTCAAACTTTAATCATGTACTTGAACATATACTCAAAGAGCTAAGAAGCTTACGCGTTTTAGTACTGTGCAATCCTGATGGTATGCTTCCAGACAGTCTTGATCATTTGGTCCATCTTAGGTATCTAAACATCCATGAAAGTAGAAACTTCATCAATGTCAAGTCATTATTCAAACTCTACCATTTACAAGGGTTGAGTCTGCAAGTTCAAGACATGATCATGAAAAAGGAACTCCAAGAGGGCTTAAGTAGGTTGACCCAGTTAAGATACTTAAAGGCTCCAGAGAAAATAATTTCAAGGATAGAATTGATTGGCAGGCCGAGATCCCTCAAAAGAACTAGAGGAGAACAAAGTGAAGAGTAA